The Spirosoma radiotolerans genome has a window encoding:
- the pgeF gene encoding peptidoglycan editing factor PgeF: protein MTDETTHTFLYTSPAIFSSFPQLVAAESTRHGGVSPAPFASLNLGINTADETANVDENRRRFFSAIGGSTYPFASSYQVHGTEILYATEAGRYTGHDALITDKPGLLLGVTVADCVPILIYDPAHKAVAAIHAGWRGTVGGIVTKTLTQMQQQFGTTAGQCYAYVGTCIDECAFEVGPEVAEQFDAAFRRANADSDKSFVDLKAANAYLLLTAGIPEKQVEISPFSTVLHNDSYFSYRAEQGQTGRMLAVIGLAA, encoded by the coding sequence ATGACCGACGAAACAACGCACACGTTTTTATATACTTCACCGGCTATCTTTTCCAGCTTTCCCCAACTAGTTGCCGCCGAAAGTACCCGGCATGGGGGCGTTAGCCCTGCCCCGTTTGCGTCGCTTAACCTGGGCATTAACACCGCCGATGAGACAGCAAATGTTGACGAGAATCGCCGTCGTTTTTTCAGCGCTATTGGGGGCAGCACGTATCCGTTTGCGTCCTCGTACCAGGTTCACGGCACCGAAATCTTATATGCTACGGAAGCAGGCCGTTATACGGGTCACGATGCGCTCATCACGGATAAGCCCGGTTTACTACTTGGCGTCACCGTTGCCGATTGTGTGCCCATCCTGATTTATGACCCAGCACATAAAGCGGTTGCCGCTATTCATGCTGGCTGGCGTGGCACGGTGGGCGGTATTGTCACCAAAACGCTGACTCAAATGCAGCAACAGTTCGGGACAACTGCCGGGCAGTGTTACGCCTACGTAGGGACTTGCATTGATGAATGCGCTTTTGAAGTCGGGCCGGAGGTAGCCGAGCAGTTCGATGCTGCCTTCAGGCGGGCGAATGCCGACAGCGATAAAAGCTTTGTCGATCTGAAAGCGGCTAACGCGTACCTGCTATTAACGGCTGGTATTCCCGAGAAGCAGGTTGAGATTTCACCCTTTTCGACAGTCCTTCATAACGATAGTTATTTCTCATATCGGGCAGAACAGGGCCAAACCGGACGTATGCTGGCCGTAATCGGCCTGGCTGCTTAA
- a CDS encoding T9SS type A sorting domain-containing protein, translating into MKTLIKSLALALSLGFLTSAASLAASTGTNPIGRPSGVASYKTGVYSTKTGRLHISLDKATGGRVDIRLIDADGKALYTQHLGKNEKGCRVRLNLSDLEDGAYTLEITNGVETTTQTVTIATKQPAIPNRVVALN; encoded by the coding sequence ATGAAAACGCTTATCAAATCCCTTGCTCTAGCCCTTTCACTGGGTTTTCTGACATCGGCTGCCTCCTTAGCGGCTTCTACCGGAACGAACCCTATTGGCCGTCCATCGGGTGTAGCATCCTATAAAACGGGTGTGTACTCAACGAAGACCGGAAGACTGCATATCTCGCTCGACAAAGCAACGGGTGGCCGGGTTGATATTCGATTGATCGACGCTGACGGCAAAGCCTTGTACACGCAGCACCTTGGTAAGAACGAAAAAGGTTGCCGGGTCCGGTTGAATCTCAGCGATCTGGAGGATGGTGCTTACACCCTGGAAATTACAAACGGCGTTGAAACCACCACGCAAACCGTGACTATCGCGACAAAACAGCCTGCCATCCCCAACCGTGTCGTTGCGCTGAACTAA
- a CDS encoding GlsB/YeaQ/YmgE family stress response membrane protein, which yields MGILVSILVGAVAGWLADLVFKRFSFSLFAEILLGIAGGFVGGWIFGRDGGIVDQILTAFVGAVIILGIAALIKGSRRTV from the coding sequence ATGGGAATCTTAGTATCAATTCTGGTAGGTGCAGTAGCTGGCTGGCTAGCTGACCTTGTTTTCAAACGGTTTTCGTTCTCCTTATTCGCCGAAATCTTACTTGGTATCGCTGGTGGATTTGTTGGCGGCTGGATTTTTGGCCGTGATGGTGGTATAGTCGATCAAATCCTGACGGCGTTTGTCGGTGCTGTCATCATTCTTGGCATCGCAGCCCTCATCAAAGGTTCACGTCGTACGGTATAA
- a CDS encoding acyl-CoA dehydrogenase family protein translates to MTNEIVENQELIAQSVRDLGERLIRPNIRHWDDTQHFPAELFRQLGEQGLMGMLVPTEYGGAGLGYYEYVAGIVELARIDGSIGLSMAAHNSLCTNHILLFGDEDQKQTYLPRLASGEWLGAWGLTEPNTGSDAGNMRTTAVRTDQGDWILNGSKNFITHGRSGNVAVVIARTGEPNAPHNATAFIVERGTAGFSGGRKEDKLGMRASETAEMLFEDCRISDSQRLGAVGDGFVQSLKVLDGGRISIAALSLGIAQGAYDAALAYAKEREQFGQPIATFQGISFKLADMATDLEAAKLLTYQAAALKDAGKPVTKESAMAKLFASETAVRVANEAVQIFGGYGYTKDFPVEKFYRDAKLCTIGEGTSEIQKLVISRQILK, encoded by the coding sequence ATGACAAACGAAATTGTAGAAAATCAAGAATTAATTGCCCAATCAGTCCGTGATTTAGGCGAACGGCTTATTCGGCCGAATATACGTCATTGGGATGATACTCAGCACTTTCCGGCAGAATTGTTTCGGCAATTGGGTGAGCAGGGCCTGATGGGTATGTTAGTCCCTACCGAGTATGGCGGTGCTGGCCTGGGGTATTACGAATATGTAGCGGGTATCGTCGAACTCGCGCGTATTGATGGCTCGATCGGCCTTTCAATGGCCGCTCATAATTCCCTTTGCACCAACCATATTTTATTATTCGGCGACGAAGATCAGAAACAAACGTACTTACCACGGCTAGCTTCTGGCGAATGGCTGGGGGCCTGGGGCCTGACTGAACCGAATACGGGTTCGGACGCGGGGAACATGCGAACGACAGCCGTACGCACCGACCAGGGCGACTGGATTTTGAACGGGTCCAAGAACTTCATTACCCACGGCAGAAGCGGTAATGTAGCTGTTGTCATTGCCCGAACTGGTGAACCAAACGCACCCCACAACGCAACAGCGTTTATTGTTGAGCGGGGCACAGCCGGTTTTTCGGGTGGGCGCAAAGAAGATAAATTGGGCATGCGAGCCTCGGAAACCGCCGAGATGCTTTTTGAAGATTGTCGAATTTCGGACAGTCAACGACTGGGTGCCGTAGGTGACGGCTTCGTTCAGTCACTGAAAGTGCTCGATGGGGGCCGTATTTCAATTGCTGCTCTTAGCCTGGGGATTGCACAGGGGGCTTACGATGCCGCGCTGGCCTACGCTAAAGAGCGTGAGCAGTTTGGCCAACCCATTGCTACCTTTCAGGGGATAAGTTTTAAACTGGCCGACATGGCGACCGATCTTGAAGCAGCCAAACTTTTGACTTATCAGGCAGCCGCGCTAAAGGATGCGGGGAAACCCGTAACAAAAGAATCAGCGATGGCGAAATTGTTTGCTTCGGAAACGGCCGTGCGGGTGGCCAATGAAGCGGTGCAGATTTTCGGCGGCTATGGTTATACGAAGGATTTTCCTGTCGAGAAATTCTACCGCGATGCGAAACTTTGCACAATTGGAGAAGGTACCAGCGAAATTCAGAAACTTGTCATTTCGAGGCAGATATTGAAATAG
- a CDS encoding hybrid sensor histidine kinase/response regulator transcription factor has translation MVRLLLLFTLLISSGQGFPQVYQAGSKITSQEQGQPIANQFDHLSVRDGLSNNSVNCILQDREGFIWLGTSEGLNKYDGYTFTVLQHDPNHPTQSLQNNNITGLCEDHSGRLWVVTEGGGLHEVDKKTGLVTPHLIQAGEAHKWNKQLSIYEDKGGVIWISTFAGLARYQPAQHQFTLYSSPQPGVPIKTVFEDNQHRFWVATNRGLYLFDRPTGRFTPLPVPGITGNQPTFISFHLDANDVLWLGTAGHSLFRLDLGRQPWQLIPYNPGGIINPFVYMNSVHRDAKGILWVGTTNGLQGIDTQTDHVFTYRPQANASRGISSINAQAVYHDRTGMLWVGTDNGIDRQAITIKPFQTYQVISNKGTANLPENKVVALVKDSYDQLWVSNLHVVYRTKAGKDHFEAIPRTEFGSVGQHENFICALLPNKSDGIWLGTTDGLYQFDQATGHFHGYPSEVPAQFLDRSPSGDLWLGGEGGIASFNPGTHQYTYYKTGPNALPDKYVHGVMASRTGDVWVLIERQGICRLHPQTGRFTRYTAGPAGQLSSNDVQSIYEDTNGVIWVGTHQGGLNRFDPRTGLFSVISHRDGLSGNNVLGITGDRAGHLWLSTDQGLCRFDPYSKAIRHYELNNDLPSNDFVRNATFREQNQLYFGSLNGVVCFNPDSIRDDKRPFPVYITEINVLGKKRPLTDSVLRLNHDENFVSFRFSALSYNQSQQNQYAYQLVGVEENWVQNGNSHFANYTNLSPGHYTFRVKAANSDGIWTSKGASIHVLIYPPWWATWWAYSLYALLAGGAVWAYFRFYTNRIRQQQELELNRREAEQLKSVDELKTRLFSNITHEFRTPLSLIISPVEKLLQDGRLDASTQQILALVQRNADQLLRLINQLLDLSKLEAHHMNVSLMRGEVTEFVNHLVESFRQGAQQKNIRLIYTTSILLPKEQLFDADKWEKILTNLLSNALKFTPEGGQVTVAFEASPAPDTQETTSVQLRITDSGIGIPPENLPHIFDRFYQVDNSRTRSYEGTGIGLALVKELIELLGGSIVVESQLTIGTTFLLTLPVLPVHEKADAPYVTLYAKKPQFVDSKAITKPTTVDEPPVDDTPKPLVLVVEDNTELREFLSAELAVSYQVMSAPNGEVGWQLAQTELPDIVLSDLMMPQMDGYELTHRIKNQADTDHIAVILLTAKAAHQSRMEGLQKGADDYLAKPFHLDELHARLHNLITRQQKLRDQYHRQLTQPDAPVPLELTQDPFLHQIYTLLDKHLDDSTINVDWLANQVAMSRKTLYRKIHSLIQLAPNELIRQYRLRKAADLLRSGHSAAETAYLVGFKTPSHFSILFKEFYHKTPTEFIAHSLKSSE, from the coding sequence ATGGTACGTTTACTCCTGCTTTTTACGTTACTGATTTCATCAGGGCAGGGTTTTCCGCAGGTGTACCAGGCTGGTAGCAAAATAACCAGCCAAGAGCAGGGGCAACCGATCGCCAATCAGTTTGACCACTTGTCCGTTAGAGACGGTCTGTCTAATAATTCGGTCAACTGTATTCTTCAGGATCGGGAAGGATTTATTTGGCTTGGTACCAGCGAAGGGTTGAACAAGTATGACGGTTATACCTTTACAGTCCTGCAACATGACCCGAACCACCCAACACAGAGCCTTCAGAATAACAACATAACGGGCCTTTGCGAAGATCATTCAGGCCGGCTATGGGTTGTAACCGAAGGCGGTGGGCTCCATGAAGTAGACAAAAAAACGGGACTCGTTACGCCCCATCTCATTCAGGCCGGAGAAGCTCATAAGTGGAATAAGCAGCTTTCCATTTACGAGGACAAAGGCGGGGTGATCTGGATAAGCACATTTGCCGGTCTGGCCCGCTACCAACCAGCACAGCATCAGTTCACGCTTTATTCGTCGCCCCAACCAGGCGTGCCCATCAAGACGGTCTTTGAAGATAATCAGCACCGCTTTTGGGTGGCAACGAACCGGGGATTGTATCTCTTCGATCGGCCAACAGGCCGATTTACACCGCTACCCGTTCCAGGCATAACAGGCAATCAGCCTACGTTCATTTCGTTTCATCTGGATGCCAACGATGTACTTTGGCTAGGTACGGCAGGTCATAGTCTTTTTCGGCTCGATCTAGGCCGTCAGCCCTGGCAATTAATCCCGTATAATCCGGGGGGGATAATCAATCCGTTTGTGTACATGAATTCCGTCCATCGCGATGCCAAAGGAATTCTGTGGGTAGGCACAACGAACGGCCTGCAAGGCATCGATACACAGACTGACCATGTGTTCACCTACCGCCCTCAAGCCAATGCCTCCAGGGGTATCAGTAGCATTAACGCCCAGGCGGTTTATCATGATCGAACGGGTATGCTCTGGGTGGGCACGGACAACGGCATTGACCGGCAAGCCATCACCATAAAACCCTTTCAAACGTATCAGGTAATTTCCAATAAGGGTACGGCGAACTTGCCCGAGAACAAGGTTGTCGCGCTGGTGAAGGACAGCTACGACCAGCTTTGGGTCAGTAACTTGCATGTTGTTTACCGAACCAAAGCCGGGAAGGACCACTTCGAGGCCATACCTCGGACTGAGTTTGGGTCAGTCGGCCAGCACGAGAATTTTATATGTGCTTTATTACCAAATAAATCGGATGGTATTTGGCTAGGCACCACGGATGGCCTGTACCAGTTCGATCAGGCGACCGGACATTTTCACGGCTACCCCTCCGAGGTACCTGCCCAATTTCTGGATCGGTCCCCCTCTGGCGACTTGTGGCTTGGTGGAGAGGGCGGCATTGCTTCGTTTAATCCCGGCACGCATCAATATACCTACTATAAAACAGGCCCCAATGCCCTACCTGATAAGTATGTACATGGCGTGATGGCGAGCCGAACAGGTGACGTATGGGTATTGATCGAACGGCAGGGAATCTGCCGCCTTCATCCGCAAACGGGGCGCTTCACACGTTACACGGCAGGGCCCGCAGGGCAGTTGAGCAGTAACGATGTTCAGTCCATTTACGAAGACACCAATGGCGTTATCTGGGTTGGCACGCATCAGGGAGGCCTTAATCGGTTCGATCCACGAACGGGGTTATTCTCCGTTATTTCCCACCGGGATGGCCTATCGGGAAACAATGTGCTGGGTATCACGGGCGATCGTGCCGGGCATCTATGGCTAAGTACCGATCAGGGACTGTGCCGATTTGATCCGTATTCTAAGGCTATTCGTCATTATGAACTGAATAACGATCTGCCGAGCAATGATTTTGTCCGAAATGCGACCTTTCGGGAGCAAAATCAGCTCTATTTTGGTAGCCTGAACGGAGTAGTTTGTTTTAACCCGGACAGCATTCGCGATGACAAACGCCCATTTCCTGTTTACATAACAGAGATTAACGTACTGGGGAAGAAACGACCGCTAACGGATAGCGTGCTTAGGCTGAACCATGATGAAAACTTTGTATCGTTCAGGTTCTCAGCTCTGTCGTATAATCAATCACAGCAGAATCAGTATGCTTACCAACTCGTTGGTGTAGAAGAAAACTGGGTTCAGAATGGCAACAGCCATTTTGCCAACTACACCAACCTGTCGCCTGGTCACTACACATTTCGCGTCAAGGCAGCCAACAGCGATGGTATCTGGACCAGTAAAGGGGCTTCAATTCATGTCCTTATTTATCCACCCTGGTGGGCCACCTGGTGGGCCTATAGTCTGTATGCCTTGCTGGCAGGGGGCGCTGTATGGGCGTATTTTCGGTTCTACACAAACCGGATCAGGCAGCAACAGGAACTGGAACTCAATCGGCGCGAAGCCGAACAACTAAAGTCGGTCGACGAGTTAAAAACGCGCTTGTTCTCCAACATCACCCACGAATTTCGTACACCGTTATCCCTCATCATTTCGCCTGTGGAGAAGCTGTTGCAGGATGGTCGTCTTGACGCATCAACCCAACAGATTCTGGCCCTGGTACAGCGCAACGCCGATCAGTTGCTCCGGCTGATCAACCAGTTGCTGGACCTCTCAAAGCTGGAAGCCCACCACATGAACGTATCACTGATGCGGGGTGAAGTAACGGAATTTGTCAACCATCTTGTTGAGTCGTTTCGGCAGGGAGCTCAACAGAAAAACATACGACTTATTTACACAACATCGATTCTTTTACCGAAAGAACAATTATTCGATGCCGATAAATGGGAGAAAATACTGACCAACTTACTCTCGAATGCCCTGAAGTTTACGCCAGAGGGCGGCCAGGTAACCGTTGCGTTTGAGGCAAGCCCAGCGCCAGATACACAAGAGACTACCAGCGTACAGCTCCGAATTACCGACTCGGGTATTGGCATTCCACCCGAAAACCTGCCGCATATTTTTGACCGCTTTTATCAGGTCGATAATTCGCGTACCCGTTCTTACGAAGGCACCGGTATTGGTCTGGCGCTAGTGAAGGAACTGATCGAGTTGTTGGGGGGCTCCATTGTCGTAGAAAGTCAGCTTACTATAGGCACCACCTTCCTATTGACCTTGCCCGTTTTGCCAGTACACGAGAAGGCCGATGCGCCTTACGTGACTTTGTATGCTAAAAAGCCCCAATTCGTCGATTCGAAAGCTATTACTAAGCCAACTACCGTCGACGAACCGCCGGTTGATGATACACCAAAACCGCTGGTACTTGTTGTCGAAGACAATACCGAATTACGCGAGTTCCTGTCTGCCGAGTTGGCCGTTTCTTATCAGGTCATGAGCGCCCCTAATGGAGAAGTAGGCTGGCAACTGGCACAAACCGAATTGCCGGATATTGTCCTTTCGGATTTAATGATGCCCCAAATGGATGGCTATGAACTGACGCATCGCATCAAAAATCAGGCCGATACGGACCATATTGCCGTTATTCTGTTAACAGCTAAAGCGGCTCACCAAAGCCGTATGGAGGGCTTACAGAAAGGGGCCGACGATTACTTAGCCAAACCTTTTCATTTAGACGAACTGCATGCACGGCTCCATAATCTGATTACCCGCCAGCAAAAGCTACGCGATCAATACCACCGGCAACTTACTCAACCGGATGCGCCTGTCCCGCTGGAACTCACGCAGGACCCGTTTCTGCATCAGATCTATACACTACTGGACAAACACCTCGACGATTCAACAATCAATGTAGACTGGCTGGCCAACCAGGTAGCCATGAGCCGCAAAACTCTCTATCGAAAAATCCATAGCCTGATTCAACTGGCGCCCAATGAACTAATCCGTCAATACCGGCTTCGAAAAGCGGCAGATCTGTTGCGGTCGGGACATAGTGCCGCAGAAACGGCCTATCTGGTGGGCTTCAAAACCCCATCGCATTTTTCGATTCTTTTTAAAGAATTTTATCACAAGACCCCTACTGAATTCATAGCCCACAGCCTAAAAAGTAGTGAATAA
- the glgB gene encoding 1,4-alpha-glucan branching protein GlgB — protein sequence MAKRKTSTPSTDTERTVQPTLPEQPASTPDTAGEASQDAGIYSRFSDFDIHLFRSGKHQRLYEKFGAHVVDHNGVTGTYFAVWAPSAKYVAVIGNFNGWNKGSQPMNVRWDSSGIWEVFVPNIGRGETYKYFIVNENGRELEKGDPYAHWWEVPPKTASVVWDTYYEWQDQDWMGSRKEKNALDAPISVYEMHLSSWRRDPSNPDRELTYGEIADALVPYLQDLGFTHVEFMPVMQYPYAPSWGYQITGYFAPSSRFGTPQEFMKLIERLHQAGIGVFLDWVPSHFPGDAHGLYEFDGSHLYEYPDPRKGYHPDWKSYIFNYSRPEVRSFLMSNAMFWLDRCHVDGLRVDAVASMLYLDYSRKAGEWEPNMFGGRENLEVISLIKEINEAIYKDFPDTQTIAEESTAFPGVSRPVYTGGLGFGMKWMMGWMNDTLRYFERDPAFRKFHQDELTFSTVYAYTENFMLPLSHDEVVYGKHSLVGKMPGDEWQRFANLRLLFSYMFTHSGTKLVFMGGEFGQTAEWKFDTSLDWHLLQYAPHKGTLACVKALNSLYKTEPAMHERNFSSDGFEWIDTSDRENSVISYLRKGNRPEDNLLIVLNMTPVPRTQYRIGVPAAGSYKEIFNSDAIEFYGSGVSNPTPISSEAELWHGRPQSINVNIPPLGAVVLKMS from the coding sequence ATGGCAAAACGCAAAACTTCTACACCTTCGACCGATACCGAACGAACGGTGCAACCTACGCTACCCGAACAACCTGCGAGCACACCAGACACGGCAGGCGAAGCCTCCCAGGATGCGGGTATATATTCCCGCTTCTCCGACTTCGACATTCACCTGTTCCGTAGTGGAAAACATCAGCGGCTTTACGAGAAATTTGGCGCTCATGTCGTTGATCATAACGGGGTTACCGGCACCTATTTCGCCGTCTGGGCACCTTCGGCCAAATACGTTGCTGTCATCGGCAATTTCAATGGCTGGAACAAAGGAAGCCAGCCGATGAATGTCCGCTGGGATTCGTCGGGTATCTGGGAAGTGTTTGTTCCGAACATTGGCCGGGGCGAAACCTATAAATATTTTATCGTCAACGAGAACGGCCGCGAACTGGAGAAAGGCGACCCATACGCCCATTGGTGGGAAGTTCCGCCCAAAACGGCCTCCGTTGTTTGGGATACCTATTATGAATGGCAGGATCAGGACTGGATGGGGAGCCGAAAAGAAAAAAATGCTCTTGATGCGCCTATTTCTGTTTACGAAATGCACCTCTCCTCCTGGCGCCGAGACCCTAGCAACCCAGATCGGGAACTGACCTATGGCGAAATTGCCGACGCACTGGTACCGTATTTACAGGATCTGGGCTTTACGCACGTTGAGTTCATGCCCGTAATGCAGTACCCGTATGCGCCATCGTGGGGGTACCAGATTACAGGCTATTTTGCCCCCAGCAGCCGGTTTGGCACGCCACAGGAGTTTATGAAACTCATCGAACGGTTGCACCAGGCGGGCATTGGCGTATTTCTGGACTGGGTTCCCTCCCACTTCCCGGGCGACGCACACGGCCTGTATGAGTTTGATGGGTCACACCTTTACGAATACCCTGACCCCCGCAAAGGGTATCACCCAGACTGGAAAAGCTACATTTTCAATTACAGTCGGCCAGAAGTTCGCTCGTTTTTAATGAGTAATGCCATGTTCTGGCTCGACCGCTGCCACGTTGACGGGTTGCGCGTTGATGCGGTAGCCTCTATGCTTTATCTGGATTACTCCCGCAAGGCCGGCGAATGGGAGCCCAACATGTTCGGCGGACGTGAAAACCTGGAAGTCATTTCGCTCATTAAAGAGATTAACGAAGCGATTTATAAAGACTTCCCAGATACTCAGACAATTGCCGAAGAATCCACTGCTTTTCCGGGCGTATCCCGCCCCGTGTATACGGGAGGACTGGGCTTCGGCATGAAATGGATGATGGGCTGGATGAACGACACGCTTCGCTATTTCGAGCGCGATCCGGCTTTCCGTAAATTTCATCAGGACGAACTGACGTTTAGCACGGTGTATGCCTACACGGAAAACTTCATGCTGCCTCTCTCGCATGATGAAGTGGTTTATGGCAAACACTCGCTGGTTGGCAAAATGCCCGGCGACGAGTGGCAGCGGTTTGCTAACCTACGGCTCCTGTTCTCTTATATGTTTACTCACTCTGGCACGAAGCTGGTGTTTATGGGTGGCGAATTCGGGCAAACAGCGGAGTGGAAATTCGATACCAGCCTCGACTGGCACCTGCTTCAGTATGCGCCCCATAAAGGCACGTTGGCCTGTGTGAAGGCATTAAACTCGCTCTACAAAACAGAACCAGCGATGCATGAGCGCAACTTCTCGTCGGATGGTTTTGAATGGATCGATACCTCCGACCGGGAAAACAGCGTCATTAGTTACCTGCGTAAAGGCAACCGTCCGGAAGATAATTTGCTGATTGTTCTGAACATGACGCCCGTTCCGCGTACCCAGTACCGGATTGGCGTGCCAGCGGCAGGTTCCTATAAAGAGATTTTCAATAGCGATGCCATTGAGTTTTACGGGAGTGGTGTATCGAATCCCACCCCAATCTCCAGCGAAGCTGAACTATGGCACGGTCGGCCGCAATCAATCAATGTGAACATTCCACCCCTGGGTGCAGTGGTGCTAAAAATGAGTTAG
- a CDS encoding putative maltokinase, with amino-acid sequence MLTTQPISLLSSWIDAGSNNPFWETLSQTVLPSYVNSCRWFAGKARQQTGFSVKTVHTLPLPDGDVAYLLILEARYTDGIPENYLLPISFLADHTAHTLPFRLADVPEKGRIGDVTLAKQTGLLIDAIYDERFREALFSAIYQSRTLPQPDGTLMFHRGNGLEEGDERLSSRVLPVDSSNSAMTFGDKYFLKLYRKLFQETNPEVDMVAFLTDESKFDHIPAFGGSIVWQGEHRPDITLGMVQRMVPNDKDSWMQTGDYLNDFLYAVPQRLFAIREDVFDKVELLGRRTGEMHCALYKPSRPNAPTDPAFAPEPFTDDYREFLIKRFEDLLDRRYALLIDNYTKLDIQAQRLAWVFMEAKEMIDTFIDDFRTRPIESLRVRIHGDYHLGQVLATENDFVIIDFEGEPESSITERKIKHSPLKDVAGMIRSYHYAVSAKLFNSTETDALDPDHLQRVSDRWFYLIRDTFLNAYLDVFGAPHPLFKNNSEINFLLLIYLLEKAVYELGYEISYRPSWVKIPLKGIIDVIRDIEKIRLSDGNSVPHVAMLQTNLLQTK; translated from the coding sequence ATGCTCACAACGCAACCTATAAGTCTGCTTAGTTCCTGGATCGACGCAGGTTCGAATAACCCATTCTGGGAAACTCTGTCGCAAACGGTATTGCCATCTTACGTCAATTCATGCCGGTGGTTCGCCGGAAAAGCCAGGCAACAAACGGGCTTTTCGGTAAAAACGGTACACACGCTCCCTCTACCCGATGGCGATGTTGCCTACTTACTGATTCTGGAAGCCCGCTATACCGATGGTATTCCTGAAAATTACCTGTTACCCATTTCGTTTCTGGCCGATCACACTGCCCATACATTGCCCTTTCGACTTGCTGATGTTCCCGAGAAAGGGCGTATTGGCGATGTTACTCTTGCCAAACAAACGGGTCTGCTGATCGATGCCATCTACGATGAACGATTTCGGGAAGCTTTATTTTCCGCTATTTACCAGAGTCGTACGTTACCGCAGCCCGACGGCACCCTGATGTTTCATCGGGGAAATGGGCTGGAAGAAGGCGACGAACGGCTCTCCTCACGCGTGTTACCCGTCGATTCGAGCAACTCAGCCATGACGTTTGGCGATAAGTATTTCCTTAAGCTGTATAGAAAACTCTTCCAGGAAACAAACCCGGAAGTCGATATGGTTGCCTTCCTGACCGACGAAAGCAAGTTCGACCACATTCCGGCTTTTGGCGGAAGCATCGTCTGGCAAGGCGAACACAGACCCGATATTACCCTAGGAATGGTGCAGCGCATGGTGCCTAACGACAAGGACTCGTGGATGCAAACCGGCGATTACCTGAACGATTTTTTATACGCTGTGCCGCAACGCCTGTTTGCCATTCGGGAAGATGTGTTCGATAAAGTTGAGTTGCTGGGACGACGAACGGGCGAAATGCACTGCGCTTTGTATAAACCCTCCCGTCCCAACGCGCCCACCGATCCGGCTTTTGCGCCGGAACCCTTTACGGACGACTATCGTGAGTTTCTCATCAAGCGCTTCGAAGACTTACTTGACCGCCGGTACGCCCTACTCATCGACAATTATACAAAGCTGGATATACAGGCGCAACGGCTGGCCTGGGTGTTTATGGAGGCAAAGGAAATGATCGATACATTCATTGATGACTTCCGTACGCGCCCCATCGAGTCGCTTCGGGTCCGTATTCACGGCGATTATCACCTTGGGCAGGTACTGGCAACCGAAAACGATTTTGTTATTATTGATTTCGAAGGTGAGCCAGAAAGCAGTATTACCGAACGAAAGATAAAGCACTCGCCCCTTAAAGACGTAGCCGGAATGATTCGGTCCTATCACTATGCCGTTTCAGCCAAGCTGTTCAACTCGACAGAAACCGACGCACTGGACCCCGACCATCTGCAACGGGTATCGGACCGCTGGTTTTACCTAATTCGCGATACGTTTCTGAATGCCTATCTCGATGTCTTTGGCGCTCCGCATCCCCTGTTCAAAAACAATAGCGAAATAAACTTCCTGCTCCTGATTTACCTACTCGAAAAAGCCGTTTATGAACTGGGTTACGAAATAAGTTACCGGCCATCGTGGGTAAAAATTCCGCTGAAAGGCATCATTGATGTGATCCGTGATATCGAGAAAATCCGCCTGAGCGACGGCAACAGCGTTCCTCATGTGGCTATGCTGCAAACAAACTTACTGCAAACCAAATAG